The sequence GTAAACTCGACTAGTTTAGTCAAGCCGGGAAATCTTTTCTCTAAGGTGGAAAGGATCCGATTTACGATCTTCTCCTTTAGATTTTTGTAATCTTCTCCCCTCTTCTTCCAAGGCTCGTCTTTCCATTCGGAAAAGTTGGAATAATCGGTAAAGGTAATCACATCCATCGTATGAGATTTGGCTTCCGGATTCTTCAAGCTCGGAAAAGAAAGATATAGATTCGGGATCTCTCCAGTATCTGAAAACCAATCGTTCCTTTCGGAGAAATTCTTATCATGATCACTAGAGGAGAAGATCCAGTAATTCTCTCCATTAAATCCTAGCTTGGCAGGGCTCTCAGAAAGACCCAAATAGAGGCAAATGCTCGTAGTCATTCTCTCTTTATTATAAAAATCTTTTAGATCTTTTCTGAAAGAGATCGGATAGGAATCCGGGATCAGTTTAGTATAAGTAGGATAAGCGCCTGCGCAAGAGATCACGATCGGAGCAAAGAAATCTCGCTCATGACCTTCTCCCCTTAGAGCCTTTGCCTTGACCCCTACTACTTTTCCTTGTTTGATTAGGATCTCTTTTGCTTCCACAGAAGAAAGAACTGCTCCTCCCTTCTCTTGCAAGATAGGTTCGATAGTATCGAAAATCTTGCCAGCGCCGCCCACCGGATAATAACCACCGTTAATATAATGCTGCACCAATGTTGCATGCATCGCAAAAGCTACTTTTGATGGGGGAAGACCGTAATCTCCCCATTGGGCCGCAAGAATTCCCTTCAATTCTTCGCTCTCGAAATTCTTATCAAAATAATCCTTGAGAGTGACTATATTCCCTTCTCCCAAAAGCCCAGTA comes from Leptospira semungkisensis and encodes:
- a CDS encoding phytoene desaturase family protein is translated as MNIDQIDDQYDIIFIGSGMGSLCTASLLVQHAGKKVLVLEKHFQPGGFTHEFQRKQGKYHWDVGIHYVGDMHEGGLCKRISDKITRGQLTWKRLPEPFERLVFPSGNFDIYGDPEKFKSDLITQFPKEEEAIERYFKDIKRTSGLFGKAIMMRLSPPPLDSLTGLLGEGNIVTLKDYFDKNFESEELKGILAAQWGDYGLPPSKVAFAMHATLVQHYINGGYYPVGGAGKIFDTIEPILQEKGGAVLSSVEAKEILIKQGKVVGVKAKALRGEGHERDFFAPIVISCAGAYPTYTKLIPDSYPISFRKDLKDFYNKERMTTSICLYLGLSESPAKLGFNGENYWIFSSSDHDKNFSERNDWFSDTGEIPNLYLSFPSLKNPEAKSHTMDVITFTDYSNFSEWKDEPWKKRGEDYKNLKEKIVNRILSTLEKRFPGLTKLVEFTELSTPITNEHFTSHPDGAIYGLACVPERYKKEKCPWFDVRTPVEGLYLTGADAASPGIAGAMMGGLAAALAVTGNADILRELRN